In the genome of Fuerstiella sp., one region contains:
- a CDS encoding sugar ABC transporter ATP-binding protein has protein sequence MTTQTPEPLLLEVRTVTKRFPGVTALLDVSLKLHRGEVLALIGENGAGKSTLMKILAGVQGPDAGRILIDGQDVTINSVQAAQALGIALIHQELNLSDNLDIGANIFLGREPRRYGLIDSRAIRQKCVELLGRVGLDVPPETIVHRLPIGQQQLVEIARALSIDARVLIMDEPTSSLSQHEAKRLFEVVKDLRNRGVSIVYISHRLGEVRELADRVTVLRDGENAGDLNRNDLSHDRMVQLMVGRDISEFYARKPHQSGELALKVDKLVTPAHPGHELSFTVRRGELVGVAGLVGAGRTELLQVLFGVDEAVAGNIRIADSLIHPRNPVDAINAGVALVPEDRKQQGLILSMAVRTNVGLAGLKRNQKRGGFLNHAVEQSDTDLMIHKLQIRTPNDRQIVQYLSGGNQQKVVLGKWLAMKPDILLLDEPTRGIDIGAKQEIYALMEELAAQGVAVLFVSSEMEEILGMSDRVLVMHEGRITGELHGDELSEEAIMKLATGNIRRTSGSSAR, from the coding sequence ATGACAACCCAAACGCCTGAACCACTACTGCTTGAGGTTCGCACCGTTACCAAACGCTTTCCCGGCGTAACGGCATTGCTTGATGTCAGTCTGAAGTTGCATCGTGGCGAGGTGCTTGCGCTGATCGGGGAAAACGGTGCCGGCAAAAGCACGCTCATGAAAATTCTCGCGGGCGTGCAGGGGCCCGATGCGGGACGTATTCTGATTGATGGGCAGGATGTGACCATCAACAGTGTACAGGCAGCACAAGCTCTTGGTATTGCGCTCATCCATCAGGAACTCAATCTGTCCGACAACCTGGACATCGGGGCCAATATTTTCCTGGGGCGCGAACCTCGACGCTATGGCCTGATCGATTCCCGTGCAATTCGTCAAAAGTGTGTCGAGTTACTGGGCCGAGTCGGCCTGGATGTTCCACCGGAGACGATCGTCCATCGTCTGCCTATTGGTCAACAACAACTCGTAGAAATCGCCCGCGCACTTTCCATCGATGCTCGGGTGTTGATCATGGACGAACCCACTTCAAGCCTTTCTCAGCACGAAGCCAAACGGCTGTTCGAAGTTGTGAAGGATTTACGTAATCGCGGCGTCAGCATTGTTTATATCTCACACCGTCTTGGTGAAGTCCGAGAACTGGCGGATCGAGTCACCGTACTTCGTGATGGAGAAAATGCCGGCGATCTGAACCGCAATGACCTCAGCCACGATCGCATGGTCCAGTTAATGGTCGGACGCGACATCTCTGAATTCTACGCACGCAAACCGCATCAATCTGGTGAGCTTGCGCTGAAAGTTGACAAACTGGTAACCCCCGCCCATCCAGGTCACGAATTGAGTTTTACCGTTCGCAGGGGTGAACTGGTCGGCGTGGCCGGGCTGGTTGGTGCCGGACGGACAGAACTGCTACAGGTGCTGTTCGGAGTTGATGAAGCAGTCGCTGGAAACATTCGGATTGCCGACAGCCTGATACACCCCCGCAATCCAGTAGACGCGATCAACGCTGGAGTTGCTCTTGTTCCGGAAGATCGAAAGCAGCAGGGACTGATTTTAAGCATGGCAGTGCGGACCAATGTTGGTCTGGCGGGATTGAAACGCAATCAGAAACGAGGCGGTTTTCTGAATCATGCGGTCGAACAGTCTGACACGGATTTGATGATCCACAAACTTCAAATCCGAACACCAAATGATCGACAAATCGTCCAGTACCTGTCCGGCGGCAATCAGCAAAAAGTCGTGTTGGGCAAGTGGCTCGCGATGAAACCGGACATTCTGCTGCTTGACGAACCAACTCGCGGAATCGACATCGGAGCGAAACAGGAGATTTATGCCTTAATGGAAGAGTTGGCGGCCCAGGGTGTTGCGGTGTTGTTCGTCAGCAGCGAAATGGAGGAAATTCTGGGCATGTCTGACCGAGTACTGGTAATGCACGAAGGACGAATCACCGGTGAATTGCATGGCGATGAACTTAGTGAGGAAGCGATCATGAAACTGGCAACGGGAAACATTCGCAGAACGTCCGGAAGTTCTGCTCGTTGA
- a CDS encoding sugar transferase produces the protein MLTDRAEGLMRFCRVIKYAVVAVSCLATACLTATNVDFMTAIHAALLPTLMMFFAQLGCGPSWFTWSRMHFQRPFSASVGMTALDTVPVGLVLLAVWSLMPTQSGRIVPFWPCFLSAVTTLLLLNRFLPVVLSMLMFRRIRRPRILVLGPVGARQVVRRQLDPAQFVGLEIIEREAVDETGGLRLFNPEEEVTVCESKVIPIHSRIDQPGSPHAVDRVILVCRDAGNESMKLQNKIHRRCEAAGLPLAVYTLHQSTLHQFMIPISGDSLSTLPAGQEPLQNPVNQAIKRGLDILISVPFAVLALPLLCLLVRLIHRVQSPGPLFYRQERCGKNGSPFHIFKFRTMHVPKPGQTDLEDNPSPRIFQLGAILRDSRLDEIPQFLNVLAGTMSIVGPRAHHAQDRIKFSQQVPRYPMRMQVKPGITGPAQYREYCGVFRRDNVESRVVCDLEYINQWSIQSDLGLIFKTGRVIAESLMLAIVRKFEDRVTTSAPLAVPGHPVIDAVSEGDSFQKTSSQRSAA, from the coding sequence ATGCTCACGGATCGCGCAGAAGGATTGATGCGATTTTGCCGTGTCATCAAATATGCTGTGGTTGCGGTCAGTTGCCTGGCAACGGCCTGTCTGACAGCAACGAATGTTGATTTCATGACAGCGATCCACGCAGCTTTGCTGCCGACGTTGATGATGTTTTTTGCACAACTCGGGTGTGGTCCATCGTGGTTCACATGGAGTCGTATGCATTTTCAGCGGCCCTTCTCGGCTTCTGTTGGAATGACAGCACTGGATACTGTTCCCGTCGGGCTGGTCCTCCTTGCTGTATGGTCTCTGATGCCGACACAATCCGGTCGTATCGTTCCTTTCTGGCCCTGCTTTCTGAGCGCCGTTACGACCCTGCTGTTACTCAACCGGTTTCTGCCCGTAGTTCTGTCAATGCTGATGTTTCGCAGAATCCGGCGTCCGCGGATTCTGGTCCTGGGGCCGGTCGGTGCCAGACAGGTCGTTCGTCGTCAGTTGGATCCGGCTCAGTTCGTTGGGCTCGAAATCATTGAAAGGGAAGCTGTCGACGAGACCGGCGGTCTGCGTCTTTTTAACCCTGAAGAAGAAGTCACGGTCTGTGAATCAAAGGTCATTCCCATTCACAGTCGCATCGATCAGCCTGGGTCGCCTCATGCCGTTGATCGAGTGATTTTAGTATGCAGGGACGCCGGTAATGAGTCGATGAAGCTGCAAAATAAGATTCATCGTCGCTGTGAAGCCGCAGGACTGCCACTTGCGGTTTATACTCTGCATCAATCGACTCTGCATCAATTCATGATACCGATTTCCGGTGATTCGCTGTCGACGTTACCCGCCGGTCAGGAGCCGCTGCAGAATCCGGTCAACCAGGCAATCAAACGCGGCCTGGACATTCTGATTTCTGTCCCCTTCGCTGTTTTGGCGCTGCCGCTACTGTGTCTCCTGGTTCGACTTATCCATCGGGTTCAGTCGCCGGGACCTTTATTTTACCGGCAGGAACGTTGCGGGAAAAACGGCTCCCCCTTTCACATTTTTAAGTTTCGGACGATGCATGTTCCCAAACCTGGACAGACGGATCTGGAAGACAATCCATCGCCCCGAATCTTTCAGCTTGGTGCTATTCTGCGGGACTCCCGACTGGACGAAATCCCTCAGTTTCTCAATGTGCTGGCCGGCACGATGAGTATCGTGGGACCTCGGGCTCACCATGCACAGGACCGCATCAAATTCAGCCAGCAGGTTCCGCGGTATCCGATGAGAATGCAGGTCAAACCTGGAATTACAGGACCGGCTCAATACAGGGAATACTGCGGTGTATTTCGGCGTGACAACGTGGAATCACGCGTTGTCTGCGACCTTGAATACATCAATCAGTGGTCCATCCAGTCTGACTTAGGACTGATATTTAAGACTGGCAGGGTGATTGCTGAATCGCTGATGCTTGCCATCGTCCGCAAATTTGAGGATCGAGTCACAACATCGGCACCGTTAGCTGTGCCCGGTCATCCCGTCATTGATGCGGTCAGTGAAGGTGACTCGTTCCAAAAAACGTCCTCACAGCGGTCGGCTGCTTGA
- the raiA gene encoding ribosome-associated translation inhibitor RaiA, with translation MQVAITARHGNIKPDLNEYVTRKSEKLVRYLGQVSEINVTFEFEAERVNVEMLVEIEGYHTIVAHVEGEDAGATFDRTLQKMEHQVHRYKEKLKDHRRDRSVSEIVHSDETDDPAESDPVNEEV, from the coding sequence ATGCAGGTTGCGATTACTGCCAGACACGGCAATATCAAGCCGGATCTAAACGAATATGTGACTCGAAAATCAGAAAAACTGGTTCGTTATCTGGGCCAGGTAAGTGAAATCAATGTGACATTCGAGTTTGAAGCAGAACGAGTCAACGTCGAAATGCTGGTGGAAATTGAGGGTTATCACACCATCGTGGCGCATGTCGAAGGCGAAGATGCAGGAGCAACCTTCGACAGAACGTTGCAAAAAATGGAACATCAGGTCCATCGATACAAGGAGAAACTCAAGGATCATCGTCGTGACAGATCCGTGAGCGAAATTGTTCATTCTGACGAAACAGATGACCCGGCGGAATCAGACCCGGTGAACGAAGAGGTCTGA
- a CDS encoding HPr family phosphocarrier protein, giving the protein MSEVTRKITLGIVNGLHLAPISRIVKSLSDLDCQFQIEFNGRPADARSASDLMLLAATHGAPLTLLAQGKDAKTAVETVVAILESPEPPRQTPLNPG; this is encoded by the coding sequence GTGTCAGAAGTGACTCGTAAAATCACGCTGGGCATCGTCAACGGGTTACACCTTGCGCCCATTTCCCGCATTGTAAAATCACTCAGTGATCTGGATTGTCAGTTTCAAATTGAGTTCAATGGACGTCCGGCAGATGCACGATCAGCCTCTGATCTGATGCTGCTTGCAGCGACTCACGGAGCCCCGCTGACACTGTTGGCACAGGGGAAAGATGCCAAAACTGCTGTCGAAACCGTGGTTGCAATCCTGGAATCTCCCGAACCGCCGCGACAGACACCGCTGAACCCAGGTTAA
- a CDS encoding tetratricopeptide repeat protein gives MSATRSFKDDTQFQRMVRRESDIDLVVAALEISRDEQPDLDFAPTLKTLRSSVAALTRPVALAGDDFNELKLLISHLTTDLNLCGDESCFEQPDACYLNRVLETGRGLPITLSVVYMAIASELGIPLEGISAPSHFITRLNSDAGIIYVDPFRGGHIMDEMECVEWLHEVTELPTAEIYPILKPVSERVIIIRMLNNLKTLFGSKEQWKSALKVQRRLACLKPGSWRERRDLAILTLRAGRPGEAADLLEHCVSVCTIQERPVLQHHLREAQKQIPQYN, from the coding sequence ATGTCTGCAACCCGGTCATTCAAAGACGATACACAGTTCCAGCGAATGGTTCGCCGGGAATCTGATATCGATCTGGTAGTGGCCGCCCTGGAAATTTCTCGAGACGAACAGCCGGATCTGGACTTTGCACCCACGTTAAAAACTCTTCGTTCGTCGGTGGCCGCGTTGACCCGCCCTGTCGCTCTGGCCGGTGACGATTTCAACGAACTCAAACTGCTCATCAGTCATCTGACAACTGACCTGAATCTGTGTGGTGACGAAAGTTGCTTTGAACAGCCGGACGCCTGTTATCTGAATCGGGTACTGGAAACCGGACGGGGTTTGCCGATTACGCTGTCGGTCGTTTATATGGCCATTGCCAGTGAACTGGGCATTCCTCTGGAAGGTATCTCTGCACCATCCCACTTCATCACGCGACTCAACAGTGATGCAGGAATCATCTATGTTGATCCGTTTCGAGGCGGACACATCATGGACGAAATGGAATGCGTGGAGTGGCTGCATGAAGTGACTGAGTTACCAACTGCTGAAATTTATCCAATTCTGAAGCCGGTCAGCGAACGCGTCATCATTATTCGCATGCTCAATAACCTCAAGACACTGTTCGGTTCCAAAGAACAGTGGAAGTCTGCGTTGAAAGTGCAGCGTCGCCTGGCCTGCCTCAAGCCAGGTTCCTGGCGGGAAAGACGTGATCTGGCCATTCTGACTTTGCGTGCCGGGCGGCCGGGTGAGGCAGCAGACCTGCTGGAACACTGCGTCAGCGTCTGTACAATTCAGGAACGCCCTGTGCTGCAGCACCATTTGCGAGAAGCACAAAAACAAATTCCTCAGTACAACTGA
- a CDS encoding sugar-binding protein, with product MNCLNRKSLILLCCLVWICGCASGDSSSESGETPENGGAASSDDQPNVAYVTNGIASFWVIAEKGALDGGKEFGAQVQVLMPGTDGVGDQKRMCQDLLAQGIEGIAISPIDPENQGDLLNEISQNTNMITHDSDAPNSERHCYVGMDNYAAGRMCGELVKEAMPEGGSVMIFVGRLGQANARQRRQGVIDELLDRPADPNRYDDPNDGEQKNEKYTILDTRTDGFDFSKAKEQAQDAIARYPDLGCMVGLFAYNPPLILDSVRDAGKIGQIKIIGFDEDEACLKGIADGEIHGTTVQNPYEYGRRSVEILTGLAKGDQSVLPEGGVLHIPARNIRADTVADFHQNLKTLLAEGSRATTGKVNDESVAEPNPEGDAAESSSAEE from the coding sequence ATGAACTGTCTGAATCGCAAGTCGCTGATTCTTCTTTGTTGTCTGGTTTGGATTTGTGGCTGTGCGTCCGGCGATTCGTCCTCCGAATCAGGTGAGACACCGGAAAATGGCGGAGCAGCATCATCAGACGATCAACCGAATGTGGCTTACGTCACAAATGGAATCGCTTCTTTCTGGGTCATCGCAGAAAAAGGAGCGCTTGACGGTGGTAAAGAATTTGGTGCACAAGTCCAGGTGTTGATGCCTGGCACCGACGGTGTGGGGGATCAAAAACGCATGTGTCAGGACTTGCTGGCGCAGGGAATTGAGGGCATTGCCATCAGCCCCATCGACCCCGAAAATCAGGGAGATCTTCTCAACGAGATCTCGCAGAACACGAACATGATCACTCACGATTCCGATGCGCCGAATAGTGAACGGCATTGTTACGTCGGAATGGACAACTACGCTGCCGGTCGGATGTGCGGAGAACTGGTAAAGGAAGCAATGCCCGAAGGCGGGAGCGTGATGATCTTTGTTGGCCGCCTGGGTCAGGCCAACGCCAGACAGCGGCGACAGGGAGTGATCGACGAGCTGCTTGATCGCCCGGCGGATCCCAATCGGTACGACGATCCAAATGACGGCGAACAGAAGAATGAAAAATACACAATCCTTGACACGCGCACAGATGGTTTTGATTTCTCCAAAGCCAAAGAACAGGCACAGGACGCTATCGCACGTTATCCCGACCTTGGCTGCATGGTCGGTTTATTCGCTTACAACCCACCACTGATTTTGGATTCAGTTCGCGACGCCGGAAAGATTGGTCAAATCAAAATCATCGGCTTTGACGAAGACGAGGCCTGTCTCAAGGGAATCGCCGATGGAGAAATCCATGGAACGACGGTTCAGAATCCCTATGAGTACGGTCGCAGATCCGTTGAAATACTCACAGGCCTCGCAAAAGGTGATCAGTCGGTACTCCCGGAAGGGGGCGTTTTGCATATTCCGGCTCGTAATATTCGGGCAGACACCGTGGCCGACTTCCACCAGAATCTGAAAACGCTGCTGGCAGAAGGCAGTCGTGCGACAACCGGTAAGGTCAACGATGAATCAGTCGCCGAACCGAACCCGGAAGGAGACGCGGCTGAGTCGTCGTCGGCCGAGGAATGA
- a CDS encoding ABC transporter permease → MKQNLGILGLFVAVFVATAIANPTFVNAYNMENLITRASLYGIIGIGVSFVIVTGGIDLSIGSVIGLIGTLLPLMLIEKEVSIFIALPAVALVSVIIGLSHGILITRLNLQPFVITLCGLLIYRGAARWIAGDGTQGFKGQYKALTWLANGKIPLVGNFDLPVPFLILITLAIVAAVFLNKTIYGRYLLALGNNELGARYSGINTTRMVVVAYVICSVVAGLGGILFAAYSGSVQPDNFGSFYELYAIAAAVLGGCSLRGGQGSIFGVLIGAAILPLIRNSINLLGMDTTLEFAIIGVVILIGVVIDEVVKRLAAKRRAILQARQATTE, encoded by the coding sequence ATGAAACAAAATCTCGGCATCCTTGGTTTATTTGTTGCCGTCTTTGTGGCAACCGCAATCGCGAACCCAACGTTTGTGAATGCGTACAACATGGAAAATCTGATTACGCGCGCGTCACTGTACGGCATCATTGGGATTGGCGTCTCGTTTGTCATCGTTACCGGAGGCATCGACCTTTCGATCGGATCAGTAATTGGACTGATCGGCACGCTCCTTCCACTCATGCTGATTGAGAAAGAAGTATCTATCTTTATCGCACTGCCGGCCGTTGCGCTGGTGTCTGTCATTATTGGACTTTCTCACGGTATTTTAATCACTCGACTCAACCTTCAGCCGTTTGTCATCACCTTATGTGGCCTGCTGATTTACCGCGGTGCTGCGCGTTGGATTGCGGGCGACGGAACTCAGGGGTTCAAAGGGCAGTACAAAGCATTGACATGGCTGGCAAACGGCAAGATCCCTCTTGTGGGGAATTTTGATCTGCCGGTGCCATTTTTGATTCTTATTACACTGGCGATCGTTGCAGCTGTCTTCCTCAATAAGACAATCTACGGTCGTTATCTGCTGGCACTTGGGAACAATGAACTCGGCGCACGGTATAGCGGGATCAATACAACACGGATGGTCGTGGTTGCCTATGTTATTTGTTCCGTCGTCGCCGGACTTGGCGGTATCCTCTTCGCCGCCTATTCCGGCTCAGTTCAGCCGGACAATTTTGGCAGCTTTTACGAGCTTTATGCGATTGCAGCCGCAGTGCTTGGAGGGTGCAGCCTGCGCGGCGGCCAGGGCTCCATTTTTGGCGTTTTGATTGGCGCTGCAATTCTGCCGCTTATTCGAAATTCGATCAATCTGCTTGGTATGGATACGACCCTTGAATTTGCCATCATCGGAGTCGTGATTCTGATTGGCGTCGTAATCGACGAAGTTGTGAAACGTCTGGCAGCAAAGCGTCGTGCGATCCTGCAGGCTCGGCAGGCGACAACCGAATAA
- a CDS encoding class I SAM-dependent RNA methyltransferase: MPQFDFIATATFGLENVVARELQDLGYTNCQVSDGRVLFSGNEQDIARCNLWLRSADRLLIRVGEFSAGDFGALFDKTIDLPWNELLPVDAEFPVSGRSVRSRLKSVPSVQGCVKKAIVENLKRRYNRFRFDESGTKYPIEISLLKDVATLTIDTSGPGLHKRGYRQLAGRAPLRETMAAGLVQLSYWNRERLLIDPFCGSGTIPIEAALLGRNMAPGLGRSFLCEDWHWIDRSVFREARTAARDARLPKLPETILAYDHDPAAIRLSERGATDAGVAVDIQFRRQEVSDLKSKREYGCIVTNPPYGERLGETDEVEAVYRELGRVFAPLSTWSIYVLTSNRWFEKHYGCRASRRRKLYNGRLECQYYQYPGPRPPDPQSFE; encoded by the coding sequence ATGCCGCAATTCGATTTTATTGCCACCGCCACCTTTGGTCTGGAAAATGTGGTTGCACGGGAGCTACAGGACCTCGGATACACGAATTGTCAGGTTTCTGACGGACGGGTCCTGTTTTCCGGAAATGAACAGGACATTGCCCGCTGCAACCTGTGGCTGAGGTCGGCCGACCGTCTGTTGATTCGGGTGGGTGAATTTTCTGCCGGTGATTTTGGAGCACTTTTCGACAAAACAATTGATCTGCCGTGGAATGAACTCCTGCCGGTCGATGCGGAATTCCCGGTCAGCGGCCGTTCTGTCCGGTCCAGACTCAAGAGCGTTCCCAGCGTGCAGGGCTGCGTGAAAAAAGCGATCGTGGAAAATCTGAAACGCCGATACAACCGTTTCCGGTTCGACGAGTCCGGTACAAAATATCCCATTGAAATTTCCCTGCTGAAAGACGTGGCCACTTTAACTATTGATACTTCCGGTCCCGGATTACACAAACGCGGCTATCGACAGTTAGCGGGGCGAGCTCCTCTGCGGGAAACAATGGCAGCCGGTCTGGTACAGTTGAGCTACTGGAATCGTGAGCGGCTGTTGATCGATCCCTTCTGTGGCAGCGGAACAATTCCCATAGAAGCGGCCCTCCTGGGACGTAATATGGCGCCTGGTCTGGGACGTTCGTTTCTGTGTGAAGACTGGCACTGGATAGATCGGAGTGTCTTTCGCGAAGCACGCACTGCCGCCAGAGATGCCCGTCTGCCAAAGCTGCCCGAAACAATTCTGGCCTATGACCACGATCCGGCTGCCATTCGCCTTTCAGAACGCGGTGCCACGGACGCCGGTGTGGCTGTCGACATTCAGTTTCGTCGCCAGGAAGTCAGTGACCTTAAATCGAAGCGAGAGTACGGCTGCATTGTCACCAATCCGCCGTACGGGGAGCGACTGGGTGAAACCGATGAAGTTGAGGCCGTGTATCGCGAACTGGGGCGAGTTTTTGCTCCACTGAGCACATGGAGTATCTATGTGCTCACGTCGAACCGCTGGTTCGAAAAGCATTATGGTTGTCGAGCATCTCGGCGCCGTAAACTGTACAACGGTCGACTGGAGTGCCAGTACTACCAGTACCCTGGACCCCGGCCGCCGGATCCGCAATCATTTGAGTAA
- a CDS encoding 1,4-dihydroxy-6-naphthoate synthase, protein MARPIHLAISTCPNDTFAFHALMTKAVDWRGLEFRLELLDIQQLNDRLFAGDFDAAKTSFHAALKMTDETIVLPSGSALGYQVGPLLLATRPDIVPLDESQITLCPGEDTTAALLFQLFHHQTTRVRHVVFSEIMPALERNQADFGVCIHEGRFTWKQAGLSLVEDLGTRWETETTCPLPLGGIVARRSLPTDVISAVQATIYDSLLYAMSDRQAALPTMRRFAQEFDDDVLMQHVDLYVNEWTVDLGQTGSDALDQLSQRAKQAGVLPESQTIEVFRC, encoded by the coding sequence GTGGCGAGGCCGATTCATCTGGCAATTTCCACGTGTCCCAATGACACATTTGCATTCCATGCTTTGATGACCAAAGCCGTTGACTGGCGAGGTCTGGAGTTTCGGCTGGAGTTGCTGGATATCCAGCAACTCAATGACCGCCTGTTTGCCGGTGACTTTGATGCTGCAAAAACGAGCTTTCATGCAGCACTGAAAATGACCGATGAAACCATTGTTTTGCCGTCCGGATCGGCACTGGGCTATCAGGTCGGTCCGTTGCTGCTGGCGACTCGCCCGGACATCGTTCCGCTCGACGAAAGCCAGATAACACTCTGCCCAGGTGAAGACACTACTGCGGCACTGCTGTTTCAGCTGTTTCATCATCAGACGACTCGCGTCCGTCACGTTGTTTTTTCCGAAATCATGCCGGCGCTGGAACGCAATCAGGCTGACTTCGGAGTCTGTATTCACGAAGGCCGTTTTACCTGGAAACAGGCCGGACTTTCTCTGGTCGAGGACCTGGGTACCCGCTGGGAAACGGAAACCACCTGTCCGCTTCCGCTGGGAGGGATCGTAGCTCGCCGTTCGCTGCCAACAGACGTGATCAGCGCCGTACAGGCAACAATTTATGATTCCCTGCTGTATGCAATGTCAGACCGACAGGCGGCGCTCCCAACGATGAGACGCTTCGCCCAGGAATTCGACGATGACGTGCTGATGCAGCACGTCGACCTGTATGTCAACGAATGGACGGTCGATCTGGGTCAAACCGGGAGTGACGCACTCGACCAGCTTTCTCAGCGGGCAAAACAGGCCGGTGTGCTGCCGGAATCACAAACGATTGAGGTCTTCCGCTGCTGA
- a CDS encoding PTS sugar transporter subunit IIA encodes MKLTEFVIKDAIIPKLKASSKEDVIREMVASLKMNGAIKSEDEDEVVAAVLKREELGSTGIGNGVAVPHTKHPAVNELVATVAVSEDGVDFASLDGESVFILFLLISPLDRPGDHLRGLENISRHLRGQDFCSFLRQAKTASAIWSNLEEADIDNGDDSEE; translated from the coding sequence ATGAAACTGACAGAATTCGTTATCAAAGACGCAATTATTCCAAAGCTCAAAGCGTCCTCAAAAGAGGACGTGATTCGAGAAATGGTGGCCAGCCTGAAAATGAACGGTGCCATCAAATCGGAGGATGAAGATGAAGTCGTGGCTGCAGTTCTGAAGCGGGAGGAGCTTGGGTCGACAGGAATCGGAAACGGTGTTGCGGTTCCTCACACCAAGCATCCGGCGGTGAATGAACTTGTAGCAACAGTTGCTGTCAGTGAAGACGGTGTCGATTTTGCCAGCCTGGATGGCGAGTCGGTCTTTATCCTGTTTTTGCTGATATCACCGCTGGACCGTCCCGGGGATCATCTGCGAGGACTGGAAAATATTTCCCGCCATCTCCGAGGTCAGGATTTTTGCAGTTTTCTGCGTCAGGCTAAAACGGCATCCGCAATCTGGAGCAATCTCGAAGAAGCCGACATTGACAACGGCGACGATTCCGAAGAGTAA